The genomic DNA GCAGCTCGCCTCGCTCGCCGACGAGACGCCGGAGGGCCGCTCCATCGTGGTGCTGGCCAAGGAGAAATACGGCATCCGCGCCCGCGACATGGCGAGCCTGAACGCCACCTTCGTGCCGTTCACCGCGCAGTCGCGGATGTCGGGGGTGGATCTGCAGGGCACGTCGATCCGCAAGGGCGCCGTCGATGCCGTCATCGCCTCGGTCTCGGGCCAGCCCATCGCCTCGCGCGACTCCAACGTCGCCCTGGCCGTCCGCCCCGAGGCCGAGACCGGCGTCGTGACCGAGATCCGCGCCATCGCGGAGGAGATCGCCAAGGCCGGCGGTACGCCGCTCGCCGTCGCCAGGGACGGCCGCCTGCTGGGCGTGGTCTACCTCAAGGACATCGTGAAGGGCGGCATCCGCGAGCGCTTCGCCGAGCTGCGCCAGATGGGCATCCGCACGGTGATGATCACCGGCGACAACCCGATGACCGCGGCGGCGATCGCCGCCGAGGCCGGCGTCGACGACTTCCTCGCCCAGGCCACCCCGGAGGACAAGCTCGCGCTGATCCGCAAGGAGCAGGCGGACGGCAAGCTCGTCGCCATGTGCGGTGACGGCACCAACGACGCCCCGGCGCTGGCCCAGGCCGATGTCGGCGTCGCCATGAATACCGGCACCGTCGCGGCCCGCGAGGCCGGCAACATGGTCGACCTCGACAGCGACCCGACCAAGCTCATCGAGATCGTCGGCATCGGCAAGCAGCTGCTGATGACCCGCGGCGCGCTGACGACCTTCTCGATCGCCAACGACGTGGCCAAGTACTTCGCCATCATCCCGGCGATGTTCCTCACGCTCTACCCGCAGCTCCAGGCGCTGAACGTCATGGGCCTGGCCTCGCCGCAGAGCGCGATCCTGTCGGCGATCATCTTCAACGCCCTGATCATCGTGGCGCTGATTCCGCTGGCCCTGCGCGGCGTCACCTACCGGGCCGTCGGCGCGGCCGCGCTGCTGCGCCGCAACCTCCTGATCTACGGCCTCGGCGGCGTCCTGGTGCCCTTCGTCGGCATCAAGGCCATCGACCTCGCCGTCAGCGCCCTCCACCTCGCCTGAACCGGTCCCCGGAGACCTGCCATGCTCAACCAGCTTCGCCCCGCCCTGGTCCTGCTCACCGCCCTGACGGCGATCACGGGCCTCGCCTACCCCCTCGCGATGACGGGCCTCGCCAGCGCCATCTTCCCCGCGAAGGCCGCCGGCAGCCTGATCGCGCGCGACGGCACGGTCGTCGGCTCCAGCCTGATCGGCCAGAACTTCACGGGAGCCGGCTACTTCCACGGCCGGCCCTCGGCGACGACGGCGCCGGACCCGTCCGACGCCTCGAAGACGGTGCCGGCGCCCTACAACGCGGCGAACTCGTCGGGCTCGAATCTCGGGCCGACCAGCGCCGCCCTCGCCGAGCGGGTGAAGGGCGATCTCGACGTGGTCAGGGCCGAGAACCCGGATGCGCCCGTCCCGGTCGACCTCGTCACGACCAGCGGCTCGGGCCTCGACCCGGACATCTCGCCCGAGGCCGCCTACTTCCAGGTTCCCCGCGTCGCCAGGGCCCGCAACATCCCGGCGGACAAGCTGCGCGCGCTGGTGTCGTCCCGCATCGAGGCGCGCACCCTCGGCATCCTGGGTGAGCCGCGCGTCAACGTGCTGGCGCTGAACCTCGCGGTCGACGATCTCGCCCGTCGCTGAGGCGCGCCCGACAGCGGCTCTGGATGACATCCCGTCAGGCCGGATCGATGTCGATCGGCCTGACGGACATGACACGTGTGGTTCGACAGCGTGGGCGCACCTCGATGCGGCACGCTGCGGATTCCGCATCGTCATTGCGAGCGGAGCGAAGCAATCCAGCCGCGCCACGCTCACCGGCATCCCGCTGCCCTGGGTTGCTTCGCTCCGCTCGCAATGACGCGACGATCCCGCGTTGTCCGCGGCGTTTTGCTAAGATGGCGATCATGCCCGAGACCGGCCGCGACCCGACCCGCCCCTCCCCCGACGCCCTGCTCGAAGCGGCGCGCCGCGGGGAACGGACGCGCGGCCGACTGAAGGTGTTCCTCGGCGCCGCCCCCGGTGTCGGCAAGACCTACGAGATGCTGACCGTCGGGCGGGCGCGGCTGAAGGCAGGCCTCGACGTCGTGGTCGGCGTCGTCGAGACGCACGGCCGCGCCGAGACCGAGGCCCTGCTCAACGGGTTCGAGACGATCCCCCGCCGTTCCGTTCCGTATCACGGCACCGTCCTGCAGGAGATGGACCTCGACGCCCTGCTGGCGCGCCGGCCAGCCCTCGCCTTGGTCGACGAGCTCGCCCACACCAACGCCCCGGGCTCGCGCCACCCGAAGCGCTACCAAGATGTCGAGGAGCTGCTCGATGCCGGCATCGACGTCCTGACGACGCTCAACATCCAGCACGTCGAGAGCCTCAACGACGTGGTCGCGTCGATCACCCGCATCCGGGTGCGCGAGACGGTGCCGGACGGCGTCCTCGACCGGGCGGACGACATCGAGGTGGTGGACCTCAACCCCGACGACCTGATCCAGCGCCTGAAGGACGGCAAGGTCTACGTCCCGACGCACGCCGAGCGCGCGCTCAAGCACTACTTCTCGCGCGGCAACCTCACGGCGCTCCGCGAGCTGGCGCTCCGGCGCACCGCCGACCGGGTCGACGACGAGCTGCTCGGCCACATGCGGGCCAACGCGATCGCCGGTCCCTGGGCGGCGGGCGAGCGCGTGCTGGTCTGCGTGAACGAGGATCCCCGCTCCGCCGGCCTCGTGCGCCACGCCAAGCGCCTGGCCGACCGCCTGCACGCCCCCTGGACGGCGCTCTCCATCGAGGGCGCGCGGGCGGCAGCCCTGAGCGAGGCCGAGCGCGACCGCATCGCCGAGGCCCTGCGGCTCGCCGACCGCCTCGGCGGCGACGCCGTCACCCTGCCGGGCGGGCGCCGGATCGCCGACGACGTGCTCGACTACGCGCGCTCGGCCAACGTGAACCACATCGTCGTCGGCAAGGCGAACCGCTCGTGGCTCTTCGAGCTGGTCAACGGATCGGTGGTGTACGACCTCGTGCGGCACAGCGGCGCCATCAGCGTGCACGTCGTCCCCGGCGAGGCCGTCCCCGACGAGAAGCCGGCGCGCCGCGCCGTGGCGGTGACCGCGCCGCGTCCGGGGCGCGACGCGCGGCCCTACGCGATCGCGCTGGCGGCGATCGCCGCGGGCCTCGGCGCGGCCATCGTCGCGGAACCCTACGCGGGCGTCGAGAACGCCGACCTGTTCCTGCTGACCGCGGTCGTGGCGGTGGCGGTGCGCTGGGGCCTCGGGCCGTCCCTCGTCTCGGTGGTGGCGGCCTCGCTCGCCTACAACTTCTTCTTCCTGCCGCCGGTCTACACGCTCACCATCGCCGATCCGACCAACGTCGCGGCGTTCCTGCTCTTCACCCTGGTGGCCGTCCTGGTCTCGAACCTCGCCTCCCGCGCGCGTCGCGTCGCGGTGGTCAGCCAGGGCCGGGCGCGGGCCACGGAACGGCTCTTCGGCTTCTCGCGGAAGCTCGCCGCCTGCGGCACCCTCGACGACGTGCTCTGGGCCACCTGCGCCCAGGTCGCCGCGATGCTGAAGGTGCGCGTCGTCCTCCTGCTGCCGGACGGCCAGGCCGTCACGGTGCGGGCGGGCTACCCGCCCGAGGACATGCTGGACGAGGCCGATCTCGCGGCCGCGCAGTGGGCCTTCGACAACGACCAGCCCGCGGGCCGGGGCGCCGACACGCTGCCGGGCGCCAAGCGCCTGTTCCTGCCGATGCGGACCGGGCGCGGGACGATCGGGGTGATCGGCCTCGATTCCGACGGCACCGGGCCGATCCTGTCGCCTGAGGGCCGCCGCCTCCTCGACGCCCTGGCCGACATGGGCGCCCTCGCCATCGAGCGGGTCCGGCTCGTGGAGGATCTCGACCGGGCCGAGCGCGCGGCCGAGACCGACCGCCTGCGCCAGGCGCTGCTCACCTCGATCAGCCACGACCTGCGCACGCCGCTCGCCTCGGTCCTGGGCGCGGCCAGCACGCTGCGCGACCTCGAGGCGGCGCTGCCCGCGGACGCCAAGGCGGAGTTGCTGGCGACGATCATCGAGGAATCGGAGCGGCTCAACCGCTTCATCGCCAACCTCCTCGACATGACCCGGCTGGAGGCCGGCGCGGTGGCGCCGAACCTCTCCGCGCAGGACGTGGCCGAGACCGTCGACACCGCCCTGCGCCGCACCCAGAAGATCCTCGCCGACCACCGCGTCGCCGTGGAGGTCGAGGCCGACCTGCCGCCGCTGGCGCTCGACCCGGTCCTGTTCGAGCAGGTCCTGGTCAACCTCCTCGACAACGCCGCCAAGTACGCGCCCGAGGGCTCGACCGTGACGGTCCGGGCGCGCCGCGCGGACGACCGGGTCCGGATCGCCGTGCTGGACGAGGGCGACGGCCTGCCCGAGGCGGATATGGAGCGGGTCTTCGACAAGTTCTACCGCGTCCGGAAGGGCGACCGTGTCCGGGCCGGCACGGGGCTGGGCCTCGCCATCTCCCGGGGCTTCGTCGAGGCGATGGGCGGCACCGTCACGGCCGAGAACCGCCCCGACCGCGGCGGCGCCTGCTTCACCGTCAGCCTGCCGGTTCCGGCCCGGAGCGCGCCCAGGGACATCGCCGCATGAGCCCCACGATCCTGGTCGTCGACGACGAGCCGCCGATCCGCAAGCTCCTGCGCATG from Methylobacterium oryzae includes the following:
- a CDS encoding sensor histidine kinase, producing the protein MPETGRDPTRPSPDALLEAARRGERTRGRLKVFLGAAPGVGKTYEMLTVGRARLKAGLDVVVGVVETHGRAETEALLNGFETIPRRSVPYHGTVLQEMDLDALLARRPALALVDELAHTNAPGSRHPKRYQDVEELLDAGIDVLTTLNIQHVESLNDVVASITRIRVRETVPDGVLDRADDIEVVDLNPDDLIQRLKDGKVYVPTHAERALKHYFSRGNLTALRELALRRTADRVDDELLGHMRANAIAGPWAAGERVLVCVNEDPRSAGLVRHAKRLADRLHAPWTALSIEGARAAALSEAERDRIAEALRLADRLGGDAVTLPGGRRIADDVLDYARSANVNHIVVGKANRSWLFELVNGSVVYDLVRHSGAISVHVVPGEAVPDEKPARRAVAVTAPRPGRDARPYAIALAAIAAGLGAAIVAEPYAGVENADLFLLTAVVAVAVRWGLGPSLVSVVAASLAYNFFFLPPVYTLTIADPTNVAAFLLFTLVAVLVSNLASRARRVAVVSQGRARATERLFGFSRKLAACGTLDDVLWATCAQVAAMLKVRVVLLLPDGQAVTVRAGYPPEDMLDEADLAAAQWAFDNDQPAGRGADTLPGAKRLFLPMRTGRGTIGVIGLDSDGTGPILSPEGRRLLDALADMGALAIERVRLVEDLDRAERAAETDRLRQALLTSISHDLRTPLASVLGAASTLRDLEAALPADAKAELLATIIEESERLNRFIANLLDMTRLEAGAVAPNLSAQDVAETVDTALRRTQKILADHRVAVEVEADLPPLALDPVLFEQVLVNLLDNAAKYAPEGSTVTVRARRADDRVRIAVLDEGDGLPEADMERVFDKFYRVRKGDRVRAGTGLGLAISRGFVEAMGGTVTAENRPDRGGACFTVSLPVPARSAPRDIAA
- the kdpB gene encoding potassium-transporting ATPase subunit KdpB, whose protein sequence is MSRQTSSLFSAALIGPALLGSLRKLDPRAMIRNPVMFVVEVVALLTTVLFVRDLVTGGSDLLFSGQIILWLWFTLIFANFAEALAEGRGKAQADSLRRTRTEMTAKRLTGQGRAFETVPGTTLRVGDVVLVEAGDLIPSDGEVIEGVASVNEAAITGESAPVIRESGGDRSAVTGGTQVLSDEIKVRITAAAGSTFVDRMIALVEGASRQKTPNEIALNILLAGLTIVFVFAVASIPSFASYAGGSIPVIVLVALFVTLIPTTIGALLSAIGIAGMDRLVRFNVLAMSGRAVEAAGDVDTLLLDKTGTITLGNRQATEFRPVRGVSAQDLADAAQLASLADETPEGRSIVVLAKEKYGIRARDMASLNATFVPFTAQSRMSGVDLQGTSIRKGAVDAVIASVSGQPIASRDSNVALAVRPEAETGVVTEIRAIAEEIAKAGGTPLAVARDGRLLGVVYLKDIVKGGIRERFAELRQMGIRTVMITGDNPMTAAAIAAEAGVDDFLAQATPEDKLALIRKEQADGKLVAMCGDGTNDAPALAQADVGVAMNTGTVAAREAGNMVDLDSDPTKLIEIVGIGKQLLMTRGALTTFSIANDVAKYFAIIPAMFLTLYPQLQALNVMGLASPQSAILSAIIFNALIIVALIPLALRGVTYRAVGAAALLRRNLLIYGLGGVLVPFVGIKAIDLAVSALHLA
- a CDS encoding K(+)-transporting ATPase subunit C, producing MLNQLRPALVLLTALTAITGLAYPLAMTGLASAIFPAKAAGSLIARDGTVVGSSLIGQNFTGAGYFHGRPSATTAPDPSDASKTVPAPYNAANSSGSNLGPTSAALAERVKGDLDVVRAENPDAPVPVDLVTTSGSGLDPDISPEAAYFQVPRVARARNIPADKLRALVSSRIEARTLGILGEPRVNVLALNLAVDDLARR